TATTAAGTTAGATTTGTGTCCGCCTAAATTAGACCACCTCAGATGGTTTCACGGTTGGGATGCCACACCCGAAGACCAGCGGGTGAAATTCATCTCTATAAGCAAACACATTCAAGCCCACCCCGACTTCCAAACCAAAGTCGCCGACAACCAAGATGCACAAAACCGAAACTTGGCATTTAAGAGAATCTTAGATGAGGTCATGGCGCAACAAAGAAAAAATAATTGGAATTGTATAAGCTTTACGCAAAAGATGAATCTTTTTACCAAGCATTATTCGACACCATGAAAAGCATGATTGATCATCTAAGGCTAAGACCATAAACAAATCTGGCTACGTGGCCAAGTATCATAATATTGGTGTTTTATTACCCTAAATTTGTAAAATAATTATAAAATTAATTTATGAAAATAGGGTAATAATTAAATCATTCTAATTCAAAATAAGCGTTTTTTGATGCATCTAAGCGATTAGAAATTTGTTCAAAATGCGCTTCGGTAGGTTTTAGGTTTATGTATTTGTCAAAGATATTCCGTCGTTTGAACAAGATGAACGTACTTTCAACTTCCGGATTGATTTTATTGTGAACAACGTCCGATTCTTCATCCTGAAACGAAGGGACATAGGTTAGGGCGACATGTCGGATATTTAATTCTGCGCCCAATGCTGCCAAAGTGGCGTTTGGTTTGGTTGGTTCTTGGGGATCTGCTTTGCCATATATAAAATAGACCTTCAGATATTTTCCTCGTCGGATGCTTTCGGCCTCAAAAAACGTGAGCCATTTTCTGATTTCAGGCCAATTAGGATGGTTGCCAACAAAGTACAGAATGCCGTGAAACTGGCCATATTTACACACCGGGCAAGCTTTACTGCCTTTGTCGGGACCCCAAGCATGAGTAGGTGTAAAAGAAAAAACGTCTTCGCCAATATTTCGGCCAGAGGTGATGCCCTGCTCCGATGGGGCCATATATCCAGGTATATGCAAACCGAGTATAATATTGCGTTCACCGATGAATAGATCCCCTTTTTTAACGAGCCGTACCACACCTGTTCCGCCCCTGTTTTCCATTTTTAGCCGCTTCGAGGTGGTAAGTAACGGATCGTCATCAAAGACCACATCGTCTATATAATACTCATTACGGTTCGGTTCTTGTACGGTGAGGTGGATATGGGCAGGGTCTTCAAAGTGGGGATATTTGCCCGGACGCACGGTGTAAATTTCGTAGATACCATTTGCACCTGTCTTTACCCAGCCCCGAATATGGCCGTGGGTCTGTCCTTGTGCATTGGGGGGCATACTTCGCGGCTCTTCGGACAGGTGAGTGTATCGGCCTTCGGTATTGGTATGATAATAATAAATCACTACATGAGGTGCGGGTGTTCGCCCATCGGATTGATAAACGATACCCGTAATCAGCAATTTGGGACCACTTAGCTTCCATCCTGGGCTTTTGTCTGTCCATGAAATATCGGTGGGTGGTTCTCCGGAGGATGGGCCATCCGGAAGATTATTGATCATGGAATTTGCCGACTGACCTTTACAGCCCAAGATGCTTAGACCCGTAAGACAAACCACAAATAGAAAACTGGATAAACGAGGAGTATTCATGATGGTAATGGCTTTGTGACAGGAAACCGTATCATGTCGGCAAATTACCCGCTTAAGGATCGCTTTGCCAAGCCCCAATAGAGCAACCGGATGTGTCAATGGTGTAACCGGAGGAGTTTCTATCTGAAAGATGGGAGCCTTGGTATGCGCTGGAAGGGGTAGAAGGCGATATCTGCACAACAACAAGCGCAAAGGATGAAAAGTTCTTCGCTACAAAACCGTTATGGAAGCGAGTGCAAATGGTTCAATTCAGGAGCATTAGGTTTTATCGGGTTTTCTCCCATATAAAAACAAGAGCAATAAGCCTGCGACAATCTGTACTACGACCAAGAGGTTTCTCAGGGTGGTGTTTCCAAGCTGATCGCCTGAAATAAAATAATATATACCCGGTGTAATAATACAAATGACAATAAGGAAGTTGAATAAATTTCTGTTTTTCATATTTGTTTTGTTTGAGGTTAAAGAAAATAAAATAAGTGGAATAAATTCATTTTTTCACCAAATAAAACCCATATCCAAAATATTCTTTATACCGTTCGTATTGGATTATTTCTTCTTTTTCTGATTGGATAAAATCCACTACAAATGGTGCATGGTCGTATTGCTCTAAAAACATATTGAACCGTGAGATCATAGGTTGATAATAGTGTTCTATCCAACAGTGTTCCGGTAAAATAAAATGGCCTATGGGCGTGTATCCATTTTCTTCTAAAACCCTGATTTTGTTAGACACGGTATCTATTTGCGGATAAGCATTGGTCCAATATTGGGTTAATGCTTCAGGTCGGTTATGGGTGAGCCACGAGATTTCGGAGAGGGCCATAAATCCACCTTTTTTTAGGAAATGCTTCCAATAGCGAATGGCCTGTTGGAATCCCATGTTGTATGCAGCGCCTTCCGACCAAATGAGGTCAAATTGCTCTTCTTGAAACGGCAAATCATCCATGGCACAAACGAGGGTTTGAATTTTGTGTGCCACCCCGTTTTTGTGTGCTCTTTGGTTGAGTTCGTCTAAGAATATCGGAGAAAGATCTACCGCTGTAATCTGGCCTTGCAACTGTGTGGCCAAGATCATGGTTTGTGCGCCTGTACCACAACCAATATCGGCAATAGACAGGTCTGTTTGGTTGTCTATGCCCAGGAGATAAATCGCCTTTCGGGTTTCTTCTGGGCTTCCAGGGCCTTGGCGATAAGCCCCTTTGTGGAAGTCAATGAGTAGGTCAAAGAGTTTCATCTATGGTCGTGTCGCAAGAAAAAAGGCGAACCAAAGTCCGCCTTTCATAATATTGCTTATTGCTCTTGTTCGGTCAGGCACGGCTGGTTGGCGGCATTATCGGCAAATGTTCTGGCCTTAACGTTTTGGTTGGCCTGTGGTTTTACGATGTCGGTAACACAGGAATTACTTCCGGCAATTTTACCGACCATTAGATAAGACGTTATTTTAGAAGAATCTTCTGGGTCGTCGCTCACCTTGTAGCGGATAATAAAGGCTATCGGGGTGCTTTTGCCATTTACTTTTTTCATGCGCCATTCCATCTTGTCACCGATGGAAGAAAAGCCACTTCTGATGCTCCAAAGGCTGAGATCCGCTTGCTGTTTATTGGGGAAAATCAGGGTAGCGTTTTGCCGAATATCACCTTCTGCAAATTCGACTTTAATGCCACCTGCACCTGGACACACCCAGACCGCGCTTTGTTCATCTTCTTGTGGTATTGCTTTACAGGTTTTGCCAGAGGTGAGCGTATAGGTAGAAGTAATGGGTTGGGCCAGTGTCACCATAGGGAGCAACAAAAGCACAAAAGGGAGGATTGTTTTTTTCATGGGTTTTAGGATTGTGATGAATGGAGAATCCATATTACGGGTTTTGGCAAATAAAAACAAGCCTGAAAGCGGGGTGTTTATCGAATAAGTGGGCTTATAAGAGGGCTTCAAAGACCACAACCGCTTCACCGCCAAGCGCTATTCGTGCATTTCGGGGGAGCAAATCCCAATTTTCATCGTCGGGGCTGGCATTGGGCAATGGGCGGCCTTGGAGGGTTGTACCATACTTCCCCATGTTTCGGATGTAAAAATATCCATCCTGATAACGGATTTGACAATGGGATCGTGAGACCGAAGATCCCGTTTTTAAACGAATGTCCACATTAGATGCCGCAGGCGCTTCTTCGTCAAGTCGCCCGATTGTGATTTCCGTCTTTCGCATGTCATAGGCGGTCCCATTATGGAAGAGACGGGCGAGCGGCAAGTCGGATGATTTTTTTCGAATCGTTGTTGGAAGCGCATCGGGACGGCTGAAAACCTTGGCGGAAGTTACGCCATCCGGTAACCGTACCGTAAAACGACGGGTAAGGTGGGTCGTGGTACCGCGCTGGGTAGGCTTGAGGGTGCTAAAACGTGCTTCGATGGATAGATAATCTTGCGAGACCGCATCTTCGGCGTCCTCAAACTCAATTTGCCAAGTGGTGCTTTTCTCTACAATAGGGGTTTCGGACCGCCAAATGAACTCCAGAATCCGAGCGGTAATTCGAGTAGGTTTGGTTAATCGCGTAACGGCTTCGTCTAACCGAATACAGGCTTCGTTACGGATACGCGTAAAGAGGGGTGTCAGTGCGCGAAAGGCTTCTGGATGGAGTTCAATGACAAAATGATCTGGAACAACAATGACTTGGGGCGATATTTTTTCCGCATGTTGTTCTAAGGCTGTTAGGAGTGTATCCAAAATGGTTTCAACATTGGGGCGGTTGGACGTTTCCACCGGAATTGGTGCAGAAACCGCCAAATCGCGTCTTAGTTGTATTAAGGTATCGTAGCAAGAGAGGTGTAGTAGGTGCGCAATTCGGATCATACACCGGAAGGCATGATCCGCGTCGTCGGGCGTAATGGGGCGGTGATGTGCCCAAAGAGTGCGGACGTCATTAATCTCCTCGAACCAAACCGGAAAATTGGCCGCTTTAGGACCCGCATCTTCTCGTAATAGAGGACGGTGTTGTTGGCTAATGCTTTTTAAGTGCCCGAAGTCTATCAATTCTTCTGGGGTTTCCGACTTTTCGACTTCTGCGTCAAAAAGTGAGCGTTGTGGCTCCGGAAGGGCGGAGCGGTACTGGCGGAGCCAAGTGGAGTTGGGGATGGAGGATAATTTTTCGACGAGGTATGGCCGTAGTGAAGCGATGAAGTGGTGCATGGCTTCGGAGAGGATGGCACGTTTTTCGGGCGATAACATTTCGGCTCAGAATTTGGTCAGTTGGATGGTTTGGCGAAATGCCCCAGCTTTAATGGTCGCAAAATACAATCCACCGGAAACCTTTTTTCCTACACGGTCTCGGCCATCCCATACGACCTCGTGCCAGCCAGCAGGAAAAGTGCCGTCGGCCAAAATCTGTATGGTCTGGCCCAATACATTGGTGATGGCCAATTGGGTTTGGGAGGAGATGGGGAGCGTGAACCGGATTCGGGTCTCTGGCCCAAACGGGTTGGGGAAATTGGGGAAAATCCTGTACTGATTGGGCTGCCCGGTGGGAATTGAATTGGACAAGACGGCCCTTTCTCCATGCCAAAGCTCGAAGCGGCGTATCTTGTCGGGCATTCTGAACCGTATTGGACTTTCGGTGTTCAGGTGCCAGCGTTCATCGGTTTCTGGATCTCGCAAGATGGCCATTGGATTACGTGATTGCATCTGAAGGGTAATGATTGTTCCGGTTTCCGTGCGAAGTTCTATCGGATATGGCCCGATGTCGGATGCTGGCCGTGCTTCCGCCCATAGTTTGGGTTGATGAGGATGGACAACAGCCACCTCAAGTTCGGTAAATGGGCTTTCGGGGAGGGGTTGGTCCCATGCATCGGTGCCAGATGTTGCACTTTCATGGGTTTCTAAACGCACGATTGCACGCGCTCCGGTTTCGGACGAGAAAGTAAAGACGGTTTGATTTGATGAGGGTGCAACGACGGTTTCTGTGGCAGGGGGATAGGGGATACGGAGCGAATTCAGGTTACGGTCATTCAGGAAATAATACCCTTCGTATGGGTGTAGCGTATCCTCAGGTAAAAAGCTGCCATTTTCAAACCGCAACAGTTCTTTGGTAATATTATTGGCCATTTTGACGCTTCCCCATGCAACTGGAATGTCGAATGGGTTGGTAATCAGGTTCCATCCTGGCGTAAGGGATAAAAGATAAGTGCGGTCTGGGGATAACAATACACTTGCCGTCTGGCCTTCCGCGAGTTGCCAATTTTCCCGCCCAATGGCCCAATATCCTTTTCCTGTCTCTAAAAGATCGGTTGGTTTTAGGGGTTGATAGGCAAAATTACTTCCTAGATCCCGAAATAACTTCCAATCACGGGTCGGTTTTAGCACCCCAAATCCACTTTGAGCAGAAACGGCCCCTACTCCGGGTAAGCCTATCAAGCGATATCCTTTTGCCCGCCGTATTTCAGGAAAATCTTTGCTTACCGAAAGGGTGATGTTTTTTGGATAAGCAAAAAACCGCACAATGGGGCTCCAAGGGCTGTCTGTTTGTTCATTTTTTGCCTTAATGCGTCCATAATAAACGGTATGTGGTTTCAGGTCTGTAATCTTGATTTTAGGGAGTGACGTTGTTCCCTCTGCTGAAAAGGTGGAAAAAGCGACGTCCTCGGAGACCTGATACATATAGGTAGTCGCATTGGGTATGACATTCCAACTTAGGTCGGCTTCTGATCCGCGAATCACTTCTAAGGGTGTAGGGGTGAGTAGAGTAGGTCCAGCAAGTCTGGTAGAGAAGATCCACGTATCCGACCATTCGCTTTCACCCCCAGTATTTTCAGCTTTTACCCGCCAAAAATAGGTTCGTCCTGCCTCAAGTCCCGTAAGGGTCAGCATAAGCAGTGTAGTTGCTGGCAACTGAACCGCATCCGAAAAGTCGGGGGAAAGGGCAAAGACGACCTTGTATTGTGTGGCGCGGAGCGCGGCTTTCCAGCGAAGGGTTGGGGTCGAGGATTCCTGCGTATGCCCA
This region of Bacteroidetes Order II. bacterium genomic DNA includes:
- a CDS encoding methyltransferase domain-containing protein produces the protein MKLFDLLIDFHKGAYRQGPGSPEETRKAIYLLGIDNQTDLSIADIGCGTGAQTMILATQLQGQITAVDLSPIFLDELNQRAHKNGVAHKIQTLVCAMDDLPFQEEQFDLIWSEGAAYNMGFQQAIRYWKHFLKKGGFMALSEISWLTHNRPEALTQYWTNAYPQIDTVSNKIRVLEENGYTPIGHFILPEHCWIEHYYQPMISRFNMFLEQYDHAPFVVDFIQSEKEEIIQYERYKEYFGYGFYLVKK
- a CDS encoding FHA domain-containing protein, translating into MLSPEKRAILSEAMHHFIASLRPYLVEKLSSIPNSTWLRQYRSALPEPQRSLFDAEVEKSETPEELIDFGHLKSISQQHRPLLREDAGPKAANFPVWFEEINDVRTLWAHHRPITPDDADHAFRCMIRIAHLLHLSCYDTLIQLRRDLAVSAPIPVETSNRPNVETILDTLLTALEQHAEKISPQVIVVPDHFVIELHPEAFRALTPLFTRIRNEACIRLDEAVTRLTKPTRITARILEFIWRSETPIVEKSTTWQIEFEDAEDAVSQDYLSIEARFSTLKPTQRGTTTHLTRRFTVRLPDGVTSAKVFSRPDALPTTIRKKSSDLPLARLFHNGTAYDMRKTEITIGRLDEEAPAASNVDIRLKTGSSVSRSHCQIRYQDGYFYIRNMGKYGTTLQGRPLPNASPDDENWDLLPRNARIALGGEAVVVFEALL